One window of Parambassis ranga chromosome 3, fParRan2.1, whole genome shotgun sequence genomic DNA carries:
- the ctr9 gene encoding RNA polymerase-associated protein CTR9 homolog, whose protein sequence is MSRGSIEIPLRDTDEVIELDFDQLPEGDEVISILKQEHTQLHIWIALALEYYKQGKTEDFVKLLEAARIDGNLDYRDHEKDQMTCLDTLAAYYVQQARKEKNKDAKKELITQATLLYTMADKIIMYDQNHLLGRACFCLLEGDKMDQADAQFHFVLNQSTNNIPALLGKACISFNKKDYRGALAYYKKALRTNPGCPAEVRLGMGHCFVKLNKLEKARLAFGRALELNSKCVGALVGLAVLELNNKEADSIKNGVQLLSRAYTIDPSNPMVLNHLANHFFFKKDYSKVQHLALHAFHNTEVEAMQAESCYQLARSFHVQEDYDQAFQYYYQATQFASSTFVLPFFGLGQMYVYRRDKENAAQCFEKVLKAYPNNYETMKILGSLYATSDDQDKRDIAKGHLKKVTEQYPDDVEAWIELAQILEQTDIQGALSAYGTATRILQEKVQADVPPEILNNLGALHFRLGNLGEAKKYFLASLERAKAEGEHDEHYYNAISVTTSYNLARLYEAMCEFHEAEKLYKNILREHPNYVDCYLRLGAMARDKGNFYEASDWFKEALQINQDHPDAWSLIGNLHLAKQEWGPGQKKFERILKQPSTQNDTYSMLALGNVWLQTLHQPTRDREKEKRHQDRALAIYKQVLRNDAKNLYAANGIGAVLAHKGYFREARDVFAQVREATADISDVWLNLAHIYVEQKQYISAVQMYENCLKKFYKYQNTEVLLYLARALFKCGKLQECKQMLLKARHVAPSDTVLMFNVALVLQRLATLVLKDEKSNLKAVLSAVKELELAHRYFSYLSKAGDKMRFDLALAASEARQCSDLLSQAQYHVARARKQDEEEKELRAKQEQERDLLRQQLQKEQEEKRSREAEEQKKLLEQRALYVEKTKNLLTFTEEMPKEKKKASSSGGRRKKGGDMDEFVNDDSDEDLPLKKKKKRKGSSSEQEDVEEGEKRKKKRKKLSKTGGEDDSDEEEGSQPKKQRKFKDKKRIEKPQPERLPPSLKGKIKSKAIISSSESSSDEDGLKIAEDRHQRDSGSGSDEEGGHRKRIASDSDSDGGRNRSGSEAGSPQRSAGSEEDESGSDRPVKKRRVQRQSDSEQSDNESKRSRSGSDESRAGSPAGSPAAASDRGSERGSDAGSDNEGSPRRSDNGSEQEGSNNDDDSD, encoded by the exons ATGTCTCGGGGCTCCATTGAGATCCCTTTACGGGACACAGATGAG GTTATCGAGCTTGATTTTGACCAGCTGCCAGAGGGAGACGAGGTCATCAGCATCTTGAAGCAGGAACACACTCAGCTGCACATATGGATCGCTCTAGCG ttgGAGTACTACAAACAAGGCAAGACAGAGGACTTTGTCAAGTTGTTAGAGGCAGCTCGTATTGATGGAAACCTTGACTACAGAGACCATGAGAAGGACCAGATGACCTGTCTGGACACATTAGCAGCTTATTATGTCCAGCAAGCACgtaaagaaaagaacaaagatGCCAAAAAAGAACTCATCACTCAGGCCACGCTGCTTTACACTATGGCAGACAAGATCATCATGTATGATCAG AACCACTTGTTGGGAAGAGCCTGCTTTTGTCTGCTGGAAGGAGACAAGATGGACCAGGCTGATGCTCAGTTCCACTTTGTCCTTAACCAGTCTACCAATAACATCCCTGCTTTGCTTG GTAAGGCGTGCATCTCCTTCAATAAAAAGGATTACAGAGGAGCACTGGCATACTACAAAAAGGCTCTGCGCACAAACCCCGGCTGCCCAG CCGAGGTGAGGCTGGGGATGGGACACTGTTTTGTCAAACTCAACAAACTGGAAAAGGCACGCCTGGCTTTCGGTCGAGCCCTGGAGCTTAATTCAAAATGTGTGGGAGCACTTGTTGGTTTGGCAGTTTTAGAGCTCAACAACAAAGAGGCAGACTCTATCAAGAATGGAGTGCAGCTCCTGTCACGGGCCTACACCATCGACCCCAGCAACCCAATGGTGCTCAACCATCTTGCCAACCACTTTTTCTTCAAAAAG GACTACAGTAAAGTGCAGCATCTTGCACTGCATGCTTTCCACAACACAGAAGTCGAGGCTATGCAGGCTGAAAGCTGCTATCAGTTAGCTCGGTCATTTCATGTGCAG GAGGACTATGACCAGGCATTTCAGTATTACTACCAGGCCACCCAGTTTGCCTCATCCACCTTTGTACTGCCCTTCTTTGGTCTTGGGCAGATGTATGTTTATCGAAGAGACAAAGAAAACGCAGCACAGTGCTTTGAAAAGGTTCTAAAAGCCTACCCCAACAACTATGAGACTATGAAAATCCTGGGGTCTCTGTATGCAACATCTGATGATCAGGATAAGAGAGACATTGCTAAA GGTCATCTGAAGAAGGTAACAGAGCAGTACCCAGATGATGTGGAGGCATGGATTGAGTTGGCTCAGATTCTGGAGCAAACTGACATCCAAGGAGCTTTGTCTGCTTATGGCACAGCCACCCGAATCCTGCAGGAGAAGGTGCAAGCTGACGTTCCCCCTGAGATCCTCAACAACCTTGGAGCTCTGCATTTCAGGCTGGGCAACCTGGGGGAAGCCAAG AAATATTTTCTAGCATCTCTTGAGAGAGCCAAAGCTGAGGGTGAGCATGACGAGCATTACTACAATGCCATCTCTGTCACCACCTCCTACAATCTGGCACGTCTGTATGAGGCTATGTGTGAATTTCACGAAGCTGAAAAACTCTACAAAAACATCCTTCGAGAGCATCCTAACTATGTGGACT GTTACTTGCGACTTGGAGCAATGGCTCGTGACAAAGGAAACTTCTATGAAGCCTCTGACTGGTTCAAAGAAGCCTTGCAGATCAATCAG GATCACCCAGATGCCTGGTCCCTGATAGGAAATCTTCACTTGGCCAAACAGGAATGGGGACCGGGTCAGAAGAAGTTTGAGCGTATTCTGAAGCAACCGTCCACACAGAATGACACCTACTCCATGCTGGCTCTGGGCAATGTGTGGCTACAGACTCTGCACCAGCCCACCAGAGACCGGGAAAAG GAAAAGAGACACCAAGATCGAGCCTTGGCGATATACAAGCAAGTCCTGCGAAATGATGCTAAGAACCTCTATGCTGCCAATGGCATCG GTGCCGTCCTTGCTCATAAGGGATACTTCAGAGAAGCACGTGACGTGTTTGCTCAGGTGAGGGAGGCCACAGCAGACATCAGTGACGTCTGGCTAAACCTGGCTCACATCTACGTCGAACAGAAGCAGTACATCAGCGCTGTGCAGATG TATGAGAACTGCCTGAAGAAATTTTACAAATACCAGAacacagaggtgctgctgtatCTTGCCAGAGCACTATTTAAATGTGGAAAACTCCAAGAGTGCAAGCAGATGCTACTGAAG GCCCGACATGTAGCACCCAGTGACACAGTGCTAATGTTCAATGTGGCCCTGGTGCTTCAGAGGCTTGCCACTCTTGTGCTGAAAGATGAGAAGAGCAACTTGAAGGCTGTGCTGAGTGCAGTCAAAGAACTTGAACTGGCTCATAG GTATTTCAGCTACCTCAGCAAGGCTGGAGACAAGATGAGGTTCGACCTTGCTCTGGCTGCATCTGAGGCTAG GCAGTGCTCTGACCTGCTGAGTCAGGCGCAGTACCATGTAGCAAGAGCCAGAaagcaggatgaagaggagaaggagcttCGTGCCAAACAAGAGCAAGAGAGGGACCTGCTTCGCCAGCAGTTGCAAAAAGAACAG GAGGAAAAGAGGAGCCGAGAGGCAGAGGAACAGAAAAAACTCCTGGAGCAGAGAGCTCTgtatgtggagaagacaaagaacCTGCTCACCTTCACAGAGGAAATGcccaaagaaaagaagaaggcatCAAGTAGTGGGGGACGG CGTAAGAAAGGAGGTGACATGGATGAGTTTGTTAATGATGACTCTGACGAGGACCtaccactgaagaagaagaaaaagaggaagggcagcagcagtgaacaggaggatgttgaggagggagagaagaggaaaaagaagagaaagaa GCTGTCcaaaacaggaggagaggatgatAGTGATGAGGAAGAAGGATCACAACCTAAGAAGCAGCGGAAATTCAAAGACAAGAAGAGGATTGAAAAG CCCCAGCCAGAGCGTCTGCCTCCATCTCTCAAAGGGAAGATTAAGTCTAAGGCCATCATTTCTTCTTCTGAGTCATCTTCAGATGAGGATGGACTGAAAATAGCAGAAGACAG ACATCAAAGAGACAGTGGTTCAGGATCTGATGAGGAGGGCGGCCACAGGAAGCGCATTGCATCTGACAGTGACTCGGATGGCGGTAGGAACCGCAGTGGCAGTGAGGCGGGCAGCCCTCAGCGGTCTGCAGGCTCTGAGGAAGATGAGTCTGGCAGTGACCGTCCAGTAAAGAAGAGAAGGGTGCAGCGGCAGTCTGACTCCGAGCAGTCCGACAACGAGAGCAAGAGGAGTCGGTCGGGATCGGATGAGTCACGGGCTGGTTCACCTGCTGGTTCACCTGCTGCAGCATCAGACCGAGGATCAGAAAGGGGATCTGATGCAGGATCAGACAACGAGGGCTCCCCGCGACGCTCTGACAACGGTTCAGAACAGGAGGGCTCCAATAATGATGATGACAGCGATTAA
- the eif4g2a gene encoding eukaryotic translation initiation factor 4 gamma 2a gives SDIICEAAKVESVVAPGGPSRFSVGGGGGGAPQHYPKTVGNSEFLGKTPGSSVQRWVPSRSTRRDANSSNEKGQNDVIFRKVRGILNKLTPEKFDKLCLELLNVGVDSKLVLKGIILLIVDKALEEPKYSQLYAQLCLRLSEDAPNFEDPSTESQAVQKQNTTFRRLLIAKLQDEFENRARNVDLFDKNDGPLTSEEEEQRAVAKIKMLGNIKFIGELGKLNLIHETILHKCIKTLLEKKKRVQLKDMGDDLECLCQIMKTVGPKLDHEKARSLMDQYFGRMQCLVHNKELPARIRFLLQNIVELRGDNWAPRKAYVDNGPKTINQVRQDAVKDLGVFIPPPTDTMRNDFFMENSFLPSRIKYDRETLGGLADMFGQMPGSGIGTGPGVIQDHYSPTMGRHRANPLFNGHNNNGSHQPQFEGGNKQFMKPNQGQNSPVFNHKQNHSVQMQSKDMAPRFSKNGKLNADEISLRPAQSFIVNKNQVPKLQPQMTMMPQTGSPIGQLGLKANPPPIQEKPAKSSKKAPPTKEELRKMTETLVADYLNSKNIEEAVNAVREMKAPKHFLSEMLNKMVVFSLDRSDDDKEHASTLIHTLCTESLVTSENLMQAFLGVLDQCPKIEEEIPLVKSYLAQFAARAIIADLVSIADLAHQLENGAHFPLFLLCLQQMVKLKDRDWLSDLFQQSKVNMQKMLPEIDQNKDRMLEILEGKGLSFLFPLMKLEKELLKQIKVDPSPQSIYKWIKDNISPKLHTDRGFVNILITSFLQYIAYEINPDDDEEQLAAPSKELLEEEKQLMLSFKPVMQKFLHDHIDLQVGALYALQVHCNAKGFPKGMLLRYFVNLYDMEIIEEEAFLSWKEDITQEYPGKGKALFQVNQWLTWLETAEEEESEDEDY, from the exons TCGGATATTATTTGTGAAGCCGCCAAAGTGGAGAGTGTCGTTGCACCAGGGGGTCCTTCTCGTTTCAG TGtagggggaggaggtgggggtgcaCCTCAGCACTATCCCAAGACTGTCGGCAACAG CGAGTTCCTGGGGAAAACCCCAGGTTCTAGCGTTCAGAGATGGGTACCTTCTCGAAGCACTAGACGAGATGCCAACTCCTCCAACGAGAAAGGGCAAAATGATGTGATCTTCAGGAAAGTGAGAGG CATTCTTAACAAGCTGACACCTGAGAAGTTTGACAAACTATGCCTGGAGCTCCTCAATGTGGGTGTGGATTCAAAACTTGTCTTGAAAGGCATAATCCTGCTG atTGTTGACAAAGCCCTCGAAGAGCCCAAGTACAGCCAGTTATACGCTCAATTATGTCTACGCCTGTCAGAGGATGCACCAAACTTTGAAGATCCATCAACAGAAAGTCAAGCAGTACAAAAGCAAAATACT ACCTTCAGAAGGCTTCTGATTGCTAAGCTTCAAGATGAGTTTGAGAACCGTGCCAGGAATGTTGACC TCTTCGACAAAAATGACGGCCCACTCacctctgaggaggaggagcagcgtgCTGTCGCAAAGATCAAGATGCTGGGCAACATCAAATTCATTGGTGAACTTGGCAAACTCAACCTTATCCATGAAACAATCCTCCACAAGTGTATCAAAACA cttttggagaaaaagaagagagtCCAACTTAAGGATATGGGTGACGATTTGGAATGCCTCTGTCAGATAATGAAAACTGTGGGACCTAAACTTGATCATGAAAAGGCTAGG TCTTTGATGGATCAGTACTTTGGCCGCATGCAATGCTTAGTGCACAACAAGGAACTTCCAGCAAGGATTCGTTTCCTGCTGCAGAATATAGTGGAGCTGCGAGGCGACAACTGGGCACCTCGCAAAGCATACGTTGACAATGGACCAAAGACGATCAACCAAGTTCGTCAAGATGCAGTAAAG gATTTGGGCGTTTTTATTCCACCTCCAACTGATACAATGAGGAATGACTTTTTCATGGAAAACTCCTTCTTGCCATCAAGGATCAAGTATGACAGGGAAACTCTTGGTGGGCTGGCTGATATGTTTGGACAAATGCCTG GCAGTGGCATCGGTACAGGTCCAGGTGTGATTCAGGACCACTACTCCCCTACCATGGGTCGACACCGTGCAAACCCACTCTTCAACGGCCACAATAACAATGGTTCACACCAGCCTCAGTTTGAGGGAGGAAACAAACAATTTATGAAACCAAACCAG GGACAGAATTCACCAGTTTTCAACCATAAGCAGAATCACTCGGTGCAGATGCAGTCTAAAGATATGGCTCCACGGTTCAGCAAGAATGGAAAACTCAATGCAGATGAG ATCAGCCTGAGGCCAGCACAGTCTTTCATTGTGAATAAAAACCAAGTGCCAAAACTGCAGCCACAGATGACTATGATGCCTCAGACAGGCTCCCCAATAGGACAG CTTGGCCTAAAAGCCAATCCTCCCCCGATCCAGGAAAAGCCTGCCAAGTCCAGTAAAAAAGCTCCTCCCACAAAGGAAGAGTTGCGTAAAATGACT gAGACATTGGTGGCCGACTACCtgaacagtaaaaacattgagGAGGCAGTGAACGCTGTGAGGGAGATGAAGGCTCCAAAACACTTTTTGTCTGAGATGTTGAACAAGATGGTGGTCTTTTCCCTTGACCGCTCAGATGATGACAAGGAACATGCCAGCACCCTGatccacacactctgcacagagAGCCTCGTGACAAGTGAAAATCTAATGCAG gCCTTTCTGGGTGTTCTGGATCAGTGCCCCAAGATTGAGGAGGAAATACCACTGGTGAAGTCATATCTGGCACAGTTTGCTGCACGAGCAATCATTGCTGACCTAGTCAGCATCGCCGATTTGGCCCATCAGCTTGAGAATGGTGCCCATTTCCCACTgttcctgctctgcctgcagcagatGGTCAAACTGAAGGACCGCGACTGGTTGAGTGACCTGTTTCAGCAAAGCAAGGTCAACATGCAGAAGATGCTTCCTG AAATTGACCAGAACAAGGACAGGATGTTGGAGATTCTGGAGGGAAAAGGCCTCAGCTTTTTGTTCCCACTGATGAAACTGGAAAAGGAGCTGCTGAAACAGATAAAAGTGGATCCCTCTCCACAGTCCATCTACAAGTGGATCAAAGATAACATTTCTCCtaaactccacacagacagaggctttGTCAACATCCTCATAACCAG TTTCTTGCAGTACATCGCTTATGAGATCAaccctgatgatgatgaagagcagcTTGCAGCACCCAGTAAGGAGCTGCTGGAAGAGGAGAAGCAGTTGATGCTTTCTTTCAAGCCAGTAATGCAAAAGTTCCTACACGACCACATAGACCTGCAAGTTGGTGCTCTGTATGCCCTGCAGGTGCACTGCAATGCCAAGGGCTTCCCCAaag GCATGCTGCTGCGCTACTTTGTGAACCTTTATGACATGGAAATAATTGAAGAAGAAGCCTTCCTTTCATGGAAAGAAGACATAACCCAGGAGTACCCAGGGAAGGGGAAAGCATTATTTCAG GTCAACCAGTGGCTGACCTGGCTGGAGACTGCCGAAGAAGAGGAGTCAGAGGATGAAGATTACTGA